In a single window of the Spirochaetota bacterium genome:
- a CDS encoding SUMF1/EgtB/PvdO family nonheme iron enzyme codes for MRRFAGMVFVGLIMFLGMSLVGCGDDGGGSDIPIIPGSTAVTGVSLNKSSTTIGVGLSEQLTATVEPADAADKSVSWSSDNESIATVASDGTVTAIAAGIATITVTTTDGGFTAVCEVMVIPKDMVYVPGGTFQMGYDGVATPVHEVTLSNFYMGKYEVTNAQVVEVFNWANAEGKFVEVNENTVRNTGDSQELLDLDDDDDDEGCHCLIEYIGGTFSVKSGLGDDGNGDSVDLSNYPCVEISWYGAAAFCNYLSEMEGLTPCYDLSDWSCNFSNNGYRLPTEAEWEYAARYIDGISWLPGNHASGDETGYCYPIDGGESTVFGDYAWYYDNSGTTPHSDLWSSRGTHEFSTKAANELGLYDMSGNVYEWCYDWWSSYGSGSDINPTGPISGTDRVLRGGDFTDDSNDLCASNRRDNAPFESSSGFGFRFARTY; via the coding sequence ATGAGAAGATTTGCAGGTATGGTTTTTGTTGGTTTAATTATGTTTTTGGGCATGAGCTTGGTCGGCTGCGGTGATGATGGCGGAGGAAGCGACATACCGATCATACCGGGCTCCACCGCAGTCACGGGCGTATCGCTGAACAAGAGCAGCACAACCATAGGTGTTGGTTTATCGGAGCAGTTGACAGCCACAGTTGAGCCTGCCGATGCTGCGGACAAGAGCGTGAGTTGGTCAAGCGATAATGAAAGCATTGCCACAGTGGCATCAGATGGCACTGTGACAGCTATTGCGGCGGGAATAGCGACCATTACAGTAACTACAACGGATGGAGGATTTACTGCTGTATGTGAGGTTATGGTTATTCCGAAAGACATGGTGTATGTGCCAGGGGGCACATTTCAGATGGGGTATGACGGTGTTGCAACGCCAGTGCATGAGGTTACTTTAAGCAATTTTTATATGGGTAAATACGAGGTGACGAATGCGCAGGTGGTTGAGGTTTTCAACTGGGCGAATGCAGAGGGGAAGTTTGTGGAAGTTAATGAAAATACAGTAAGGAATACTGGAGATAGTCAGGAACTGCTTGATTTAGATGATGATGATGATGATGAAGGTTGTCATTGTCTTATAGAATACATTGGCGGGACATTTTCAGTTAAGTCTGGCCTTGGCGATGACGGAAATGGGGACAGTGTTGATCTGTCGAACTATCCATGCGTAGAGATAAGCTGGTATGGGGCTGCTGCGTTCTGTAACTATTTGAGCGAGATGGAGGGGTTGACGCCCTGCTATGACTTGAGTGATTGGAGCTGTAATTTTAGCAATAATGGCTACAGGCTTCCTACAGAGGCGGAGTGGGAATATGCGGCCAGGTATATTGACGGAATTAGCTGGCTTCCAGGTAATCATGCAAGCGGAGATGAAACAGGTTATTGTTATCCGATTGATGGAGGAGAATCAACGGTTTTTGGAGATTATGCATGGTATTATGATAATTCAGGAACTACTCCGCATAGCGACTTATGGAGCAGTCGAGGAACACATGAGTTTAGTACAAAGGCTGCAAATGAGCTTGGCTTATATGATATGAGCGGGAATGTATATGAGTGGTGCTATGACTGGTGGAGCAGCTATGGCAGTGGTTCGGATATAAACCCAACAGGGCCAATAAGCGGTACTGACCGCGTGCTACGGGGTGGAGACTTTACCGACGACTCCAACGACCTGTGCGCTTCTAATCGTCGTGACAACGCCCCGTTCGAATCGAGCTCTGGCTTTGGCTTCCGCTTTGCGAGGACTTATTAG